A single genomic interval of Dysidea avara chromosome 8, odDysAvar1.4, whole genome shotgun sequence harbors:
- the LOC136263996 gene encoding uncharacterized protein: MARKRKKKKRRERRLNNVQKPASKRPSKLRQWTDDGMVRALNAVQSGILGVNEAARDYKIPPTTLKDRLSGRVIHGTNMGAKPYLSREEERELVEFLLNCAKMGYGKTRKEVLGIVHAMVEKKGIKLENGVTQGWWVKFCKRWPEINLRKGDSFPLVRDQMSNRTVFESYFDLLDETLTKHGLKDKPAQIYNCDESGIPLEYKLPRIVAAKGTKKVRQCTSGTKTQITILACANAAGQTIPPMVVFSGKHFNSALAKGEVPATLYGMSPSGWMDQELFREWFSEHFLKHAVSSRPLLLLLDGHSSHYILDLVKTAAEEDVIIFCLPPHTTADSQPLDTSCFKPLKTHWVDVCRRYLFANPSRVITKFHFSSLFSEAWSKSMTINNISSGFRTTGVCPFNPDAILSKFPKQKETDESTTSKSPAKPVTFSVETVKKFERRFENGYNIYTDPAYVQWMRMYHPDHLPPEILDADVVTVGTATGSTSTVGTATDSTSTVGTATGSTSTVGTAADSTSTVGTATGSTSTVGTATDSTSTMGTATGSTSTVGTATDSTSTVGTATDSTSTVGTTTDSTSTVGTATDSTSTVGTATGFRTTSVCPFNPAKPVTFLAEMVKKFERRFENGYNIYTDPAYVQWMRMYHPDHLPPEILDADVVTVGTATGSTSTMGIATGSTSTVGTATGSTSTVGTATGSTSTVGMATGSTSTVGTATDSTSTVSMSTGSTSTVGTATGSTSTVGTATSSTTARSPFSELLIYPTPTQRKLKPKSCARVLTSAKSIAMLEEKARKKQE, encoded by the exons ATGGCGCGTAAGAGGAAGAAGAAGAAGCGAAGAGAAAGACGCCtgaataatgtacaaaaaccCGCCAGTAAAAGGCCATCGAAGCTACGACAATGGACTGATGATGGTATGGTACGCGCATTGAATGCCGTACAGTCTGGCATTCTTGGCGTTAATGAGGCAGCACGAGATTACAAAATACCACCGACAACATTGAAAGACAGGTTGTCCGGGCGAGTTATTCATGGCACCAATATGGGAGCGAAACCGTACTTGAGCCGAGAGGAAGAACGGGAGCTGGTTGAATTTTTGTTGAATTGTGCTAAGATGGGGTACGGAAAAACCAGAAAGGAGGTGTTGGGTATTGTTCATGCTATGGTGGAGAAGAAGGGCATTAAACTGGAAAATGGAGTTACCCAGGGCTGGTGGGTAAAGTTCTGTAAAAGATGGCCAGAAATCAATCTTCGTAAGGGTGATTCTTTTCCTTTGGTGCGTGACCAGATGAGCAATCGTACAGTTTTTGAGTCGTACTTTGATCTTCTCGATGAAACACTAACTAAGCACGGCCTGAAAGACAAACCAGCTCAGATTTATAATTGTGATGAGTCTGGCATACCCTTGGAGTACAAACTGCCGAGAATTGTTGCAGCCAAAGGCACAAAGAAGGTGAGACAGTGCACATCAGGAACTAAGACTCAAATAACAATCCTTGCCTGTGCCAACGCTGCAGGGCAAACCATACCTCCAATGGTAGTGTTTTCAGGAAAGCATTTCAACAGTGCCTTAGCTAAAGGAGAGGTCCCTGCTACTCTTTATGGAATGTCACCATCGGGATGGATGGACCAAGAGCTTTTTAGAGAGTGGTTTTCAGAGCATTTTCTGAAGCATGCTGTTTCCAGTAGACCTTTATTATTGTTACTCGATGGCCACTCGTCTCATTACATTCTAGACTTGGTCAAAACAGCTGCTGAGGAAGATGTCATAATATTTTGTCTTCCTCCCCACACCACTGCCGACAGTCAACCACTTGACACCAGTTGTTTTAAGCCACTGAAGACCCATTGGGTTGATGTGTGTCGCAGATATTTATTTGCTAATCCTAGTCGGGTCATTACTAAGTTTCACTTTTCATCTTTGTTTTCAGAAGCATGGTCCAAGAGTATGACCATTAATAACATTTCATCAGGTTTCCGCACCACTGGTGTTTGCCCATTTAACCCAGATGCAATCTTGAGCAAATTTCCCAAGCAGAAAGAAACAGACGAGTCTACTACCAGTAAGAGTCCGGCTAAACCAGTCACCTTTTCGGTGGAGACGGTCAAGAAATTTGAAAGACGATTTGAGAATGGGTACAACATCTATACAGATCCAGCTTATGTGCAGTGGATGCGGATGTATCATCCTGACCATCTCCCTCCTG agattttggATGCTGATGTTGTgaccgtgggtactgctactggctctacaagcaccgtgggtactgctactgactctacaagcaccgtgggtactgctactggctctacaagcaccgtgggtactgctgctgactctacaagcaccgtgggtactgctactggctctacaagcaccgtgggtactgctactgacTCTACAAGCACCAtgggtactgctactggctctacaagcaccgtgggtactgctactgactctacaagcaccgtgggtactgctactgactctacaagcaccgtgggtactactactgactctacaagcaccgtgggtactgctactgacTCTACAAGCACAGTGGGTACTGCTACGGGCTTCCGCACTACAAGTGTTTGCCCATTTAATCCGGCTAAACCAGTCACCTTTTTGGCAGAGATGGTCAAGAAATTTGAAAGACGATTTGAGAATGGGTACAACATCTATACAGATCCAGCTTATGTGCAGTGGATGCGGATGTATCATCCTGACCATCTCCCTCCTG agattttggATGCTGATGTTGTgaccgtgggtactgctactggctctacaagcaccATGGGTATCgctactggctctacaagcactgtgggtactgctactggctctacaagcaccgtgggtactgctactggctctacaagcaccgtgggtatggctactggctctacaagcaccgtgggtactgctactgacTCTACAAGCACCGTGAGTATGTctactggctctacaagcaccgtgggtactgctactggctctacaagcaccgtgggtactgctactaGCTCTACAACTGCAAGATCTCCTTTTTCAGAGCTCCTCATATATCCAACTCCTACACAAAGGAAATTGAAACCAAAGAGCTGTGCCCGGGTTTTGACTAGTGCAAAATCTATTGCTATGCTGGAAGAGAAAGCCCGTAAGAAGCAAGAATAG
- the LOC136264733 gene encoding E3 ubiquitin-protein ligase TRIM71-like, giving the protein MAKQHLDKMDEVIKPVDDMIDKLTTSEKKVSSTIEKIELQAAEVEQEIDSYFDQVEQTLKQQRKNLKQELHEVSAQKKKAALLQLQQLKHNHDQLECSKKLSEVVKIRSDNHEALFMKKQITEDVNRLDKSYKNLDIEPVELANMNFSKEHEHSFPFFGNLSYGDNSTFNTAIAYIPAYGQVDKEVKLTIITKDDNHHPSRKGDSKIAAQAKPKTGDVITVRVEKNQDDSYTASFVPTQPGEVEVSATIKEQNINEKCPFNILIRHHTTLDKPSKIVNDDGKMGEPWGIAFGKDGVWAVADYSNHCVCIFDDKDQVAKKIESNGNGQFSNPRGLAFDANNHLYVVDHNNNRVKKFDIDGGYLLQFGNKGSGDGQLSSPAGITVYSDKIYVADEGNNRISVFLCNSQFSNTFGSDHLDNPYNVAVTSTNQVLVTDYGHHCISIFTLDGNYVDKIGTQGSDGGQLSNPFGLAIDLYDFILVTELGNNRVSIFDKDGVFIHCFGSSGSSAGQFSAPRAIACTPNGSVYVCDYSNKRIQIFSDY; this is encoded by the coding sequence ATGGCAAAACAACATCTAGACAAGATGGATGAAGTTATTAAACCAGTAGATGATATGATTGATAAATTAACCACAAGTGAGAAAAAGGTTTCTTCCACCATTGAGAAGATTGAGTTACAAGCTGCTGAGGTTGAGCAAGAAATTGATAGTTACTTTGACCAGGTAGAACAAACATTGAAACAACAAAGAAAAAATTTGAAGCAAGAGTTACATGAAGTATCAGCACAAAAGAAGAAGGCAGCTTTGTTACAACTACAGCAGCTTAAACATAATCATGACCAACTTGAGTGTTCGAAAAAGTTGAGCGAGGTAGTGAAGATTCGGTCAGATAATCATGAAGCATTGTTTATGAAAAAACAAATAACTGAAGATGTGAATAGACTAGATAAAAGTTACAAAAACCTAGACATTGAACCAGTAGAATTAGCAAATATGAATTTTAGCAAAGAGCATGAGCATTCCTTTCCTTTCTTTGGCAATCTCTCATATGGTGATAATTCCACATTCAATACTGCAATTGCATACATTCCAGCCTATGGACAGGTTGATAAGGAGGTGAAACTCACAATTATAACCAAAGATGACAATCATCATCCTAGCAGAAAAGGAGATAGTAAAATAGCTGCTCAAGCAAAGCCAAAAACAGGAGATGTTATTACAGTTAGGGTTGAAAAAAACCAAGATGACAGCTATACAGCCTCCTTTGTACCCACCCAACCTGGAGAGGTGGAGGTTTCAGCAACTATTAAGGAACAGAACATTAACGAAAAATGTCCGTTCAACATTTTAATACGTCATCACACTACACTAGATAAACCTAGCAAGATAGTGAATGATGATGGAAAGATGGGTGAGCCATGGGGTATTGCATTTGGCAAGGATGGTGTGTGGGCAGTAGCAGATTATTCCAACCATTGTGTGTGCATATTTGATGATAAAGACCAGGTGGCTAAAAAAATTGAGTCCAATGGAAATGGCCAGTTTAGTAATCCTCGTGGATTAGCATTTGATGCCAACAACCACTTGTATGTGGTCGATCATAATAACAACAGGGTGAAGAAATTTGACATCGATGGTGGCTACTTACTACAGTTCGGCAACAAAGGATCGGGTGATGGTCAGCTATCCAGTCCAGCAGGTATCACAGTATACAGTGACAAAATTTATGTTGCTGATGAAGGTAATAACCGCATCTCAGTATTTTTGTGTAATAGCCAGTTCAGCAACACTTTTGGGTCAGATCATTTGGACAATCCCTATAATGTAGCAGTTACCAGTACCAATCAGGTACTTGTTACTGACTATGGTCATCACTGCATCTCCATATTTACTCTTGATGGTAACTATGTGGACAAGATTGGTACACAGGGTAGTGATGGGGGTCAACTGAGCAATCCATTTGGTCTGGCTATTGATTTATATGACTTTATCCTTGTAACTGAGCTAGGTAACAATCGTGTATCAATCTTTGACAAAGATGGTGTCTTCATACACTGCTTTGGATCGAGTGGCTCTAGTGCTGGTCAGTTTTCAGCTCCCCGAGCAATAGCCTGTACTCCTAACGGTAGCGTTTATGTCTGTGATTATTCCAACAAAAGAATCCAGATTTTCTCTGATTATTAA
- the LOC136264583 gene encoding uncharacterized protein: MSKKMKVCVVGAGGAGLCAARNLSRLSQLFQVDVFEQTESVGGTWVYTPETGTRNGLPIHQSMYKNLRTNEPKDIMAYLDFQFDPHLPSYIHHTDMQNYLQHYANHFNIMPLIHFNTVVTSITSNCTEYTPPLIGDIQFPVNQDDPPNTGFTFHEWKVTTQNVLSEVTNTEVYDAVMVCNGHHSTPWKHDIAGLENFPPSRIIHSHSYRTPASYHGQTVLVVGAGYSGKDIILDVVTVAYQVVLSSRKKPVTCPLPDNVKQFAEIEQVQQGGVVLFKDGKTLSPNSIIICNGYNFSFPFLDKTCDLTLDERWMSPLYKHIFNAVHPSMAFIGINLAVVAFPTFDLQCRWVLSVWSGLSKLPSADKMIEACDAERIQQESNGVPKKYAHKLAAKQWDYYYDVATSGGNSTLNYGLRLLYDTGTAYRETNLIDYKNFQHIMTGHSTFLSITDSKTPKDIEAKPKIKIAVIGTGISGLCAVRHCCKFLDRVSVTMYEEGAQIKSWWDHCTVNGGKPPGEYLRTTLPADLAGFQDFAFQPNTDTFPTPAQILKYLQDYCEHYNLLQHVEFNHKVNHVSLKEDGKWFVKVTDLNNNQSSCEEFDNVFVCSDLLNQFTAPVEDFKMEKTHLQNKFDLYANTLAYLDDSCGVTTDSKCGIQHLYIHTFNAYHPSMAFLGTLTNISFAYCDMQVMWALRVWLGLQQPPLQSTTEILEECNQTNHSAHCHLDLVHIYNDLAHYSEMQPASPVFTAVMGHVFKSRETDHLQSKNENYNIISQQHWILTNNN; the protein is encoded by the exons ATGAGCAAGAAGATGAAGGTGTGTGTGGTAGGTGCTGGGGGAGCAGGCTTGTGCGCTGCTCGCAACCTGAGTCGATTGTCACAATTATTCCAAGTAGACGTGTTTGAGCAAACAGAAAGTGTAGGTGGTACCTGGGTGTACACCCCAGAAACTGGAACTAGAAATGGTCTACCAATCCACCAGAGTATGTACAAGAACCTTCG GACTAATGAGCCGAAAGATATAATGGCCTACTTGGACTTTCAGTTTGATCCTCATCTTCCATCTTACATCCATCACACTGATATGCAGAATTACCTGCAGCATTATGCAAACCACTTCAACATAATGCCCCTAATTCATTTCAATACTGTAGTGACCAGCATTACCTCAAATTGCACGGAGTACACGCCACCTCTGATTGGGGATATCCAGTTTCCAGTAAACCAAGATGATCCACCAAACACTGGTTTCACTTTTCACGAGTGGAAAGTTACCACCCAGAATGTGTTGAGTGAAGTGACTAATACAGAGGTCTATGATGCAGTGATGGTATGCAATGG ACACCATTCTACTCCATGGAAACATGATATAGCTGGTTTGGAGAATTTTCCACCTAGCAGAATTATCCACAGTCACTCATATCGTACCCCAGCAAGCTATCATGGTCAGACAGTGTTGGTAGTGGGAGCAGGATATTCAGGCAAAGATATCATCCTGGATGTGGTTACTGTCGCATACCAAGTTGTGCTGAGCAGCAGGAAGAAGCCAGTGACATGCCCTCTTCCTGATAATGTAAAACAGTTTGCGGAAATAGAGCAAGTTCAGCAAGGTGGAGTCGTCCTTTTCAAAGATGGGAAGACACTCTCACCCAATTCTATCATAATATGTAATGGCTACAATTTCAGCTTTCCATTCCTGGACAAGACATGTGACCTTACTCTTGATGAACGATGGATGTCTCCACTATATAAGCACATCTTCAATGCTGTACACCCATCCATGGCATTTATTGGCATCAACTTAGCTGTCGTAGCTTTTCCTACATTTGACCTGCAATGTCGTTGGGTGCTGTCTGTGTGGTCAGGGCTTTCCAAACTGCCGTCTGCTGACAAAATGATTGAAGCTTGTGATGCAGAACGCATACAACAAGAATCAAATGGAGTGCCGAAGAAATATGCCCACAAGTTAGCTGCTAAACAATGGGATTATTACTATGATGTGGCAACTAGTGGAGGAAACTCCACACTCAATTATGGCCTACGTCTGTTGTATGACACTGGCACTGCCTACCGAGAGACAAACTTGATTGACTACAAGAACTTTCAGCATATTATGACTGGCCACTCAACATTCTTGTCAATTACAGACTCAAAAACTCCTAAAG ACATTGAGGCAAAGCCCAAAATCAAGATAGCAGTCATTGGAACTGGTATATCAGGGTTGTGTGCTGTGAGACATTGTTGTAAGTTTTTGGACCGTGTGTCTGTGACTATGTATGAAGAAGGAGCCCAGATAAAGTCGTGGTGGGATCACTGTACAGTAAATGGAGGAAAACCACCTGGGGAATATCTTAG AACCACTTTGCCAGCTGATCTGGCTGGTTTTCAGGATTTTGCCTTTCAACCCAACACTGATACATTTCCCACTCCAGCTCAAATACTGAAGTACTTACAAGATTATTGTGAACACTACAACCTGCTTCAGCATGTGGAGTTCAACCATAAAGTGAACCATGTGAGCTTGAAGGAGGATGGCAAATGGTTTGTTAAAGTCACAGATCTCAACAACAACCAATCATCATGTGAAGAGTTTGACAATGTATTTGTGTGTTCAGA cttaCTGAATCAATTTACTGCACCAGTGGAAGACTTTAAGATGGAAAAAACCCACCTACAAAATAAATTTGATTTATATGCTAACACTTTAGCATACCTTGATGATTCTTGTGGTGTCACCACTGACAGCAAATGTGGAATACAACATCTCTATATTCACACGTTCAATGCATACCACCCCAGCATGGCATTTCTGGGCACACTTACAAATATCTCGTTTGCTTATTGTGACATGCAGGTCATGTGGGCATTGAGGGTGTGGCTGGGCTTGCAGCAACCACCACTGCAATCAACAACTGAGATACTTGAGGAGTGTAATCAAACTAACCATAGTGCCCACTGCCACTTGGATTTAGTACATATTTATAATGATTTAGCCCATTATTCTGAAATGCAGCCCGCAAGTCCAGTATTTACTGCAGTGATGGGCCATGTTTTCAAAAGCCGGGAGACTGATCATCTTCAATCAAAGAATGAAAACTATAACATCATCAGCCAACAGCATTGGATTTTAACCAATAATAACTAA
- the LOC136264734 gene encoding E3 ubiquitin-protein ligase TRIM71-like translates to MGEPWGIAFGKDGVWTVADYSNHCVCIFDDKDQVAKKFGSNGNGNSQFGNPHGLAFDANNHLYVVDHNNKRVQKFDIDGGYLLQFGNKGSGDGQLSSPADITVYSDKVYVADQGNNRISVFLYNSQYSNTFGSDHLDNPYDVAVTSTNQVLVTDYGHHCISIFTLDGNYVDKIGTQGSDGGQLSNPFGLAIDLYDFILVTELGNNRVSIFDKDGVFIHCFGSSGSSAGQFSAPRAIACTPNGSIYVCDYSNKRIQIFSDY, encoded by the coding sequence ATGGGTGAGCCATGGGGTATTGCATTTGGCAAGGATGGTGTGTGGACAGTAGCAGATTATTCCAACCATTGTGTGTGCATATTTGATGATAAAGACCAGGTGGCTAAAAAATTTGGGTCCAATGGAAATGGAAATAGCCAGTTTGGTAATCCTCATGGATTAGCATTTGATGCCAACAACCACTTGTATGTGGTCGATCATAATAACAAAAGGGTGCAGAAGTTTGACATCGATGGTGGCTACTTACTACAGTTCGGCAACAAAGGATCGGGTGATGGTCAGCTATCCAGTCCAGCAGATATCACAGTATACAGTGACAAAGTTTATGTTGCTGATCAAGGTAATAACCGCATCTCAGTATTTTTGTATAATAGCCAGTACAGCAACACTTTTGGGTCAGATCATTTGGACAATCCCTATGATGTAGCAGTTACCAGTACCAATCAGGTACTTGTTACTGACTATGGTCATCACTGCATCTCCATATTTACTCTTGATGGTAACTATGTGGACAAGATTGGTACACAGGGTAGTGATGGGGGTCAACTGAGCAATCCATTTGGTCTGGCTATTGATTTATATGACTTTATCCTTGTAACTGAGCTAGGTAACAATCGTGTATCAATCTTTGACAAAGATGGTGTCTTCATACACTGCTTTGGATCGAGTGGCTCTAGTGCTGGTCAGTTTTCAGCTCCCCGAGCAATAGCCTGTACTCCTAACGGTAGCATTTATGTCTGTGATTATTCCAACAAAAGAATCCAGATTTTCTCTGATTATTAA